The Chitinophagaceae bacterium sequence TAAGTGGTATCATAATAGATGTAACCATTCCTGATATTGTGCAAACGAACATAATAGAAATATTTCCGTATCAAGAGGCACAATTAGTAGAAGAAACAGAGGAGTCCTAATATATTTTTTGTTCTATATTTTTGTTTCACTCTCTACCAAAAATGAATTTTTTGCTTCCCATATCATATATCTATTACAGTATACCATCACTATTAAGGGCAATAACCAAGAGAATCTTGCTATTTTCTTTGTTCATTGCCCTTTCTTATACTACAAAAGCAGAGAATACATTTTTGTCTTATCGAATAAATACATACCAAAAAAACTACTATCCCCCTACTTACAGAAGGTCTTTTTCTCAATCTTCTTTTTTTCGAAAAAACTCAACCCCATCTCCAAAAATAAGAAAACGCCCCCCCGTATCCCTTTCCCGAAAACGACAGAGAACCAAACCCCTCTTCATTGCATTGAACGATATAGGAACTTCTATCCGTAAAAATATTCAACAAAATAGAATTTCTGATAGAAAAACATCATTTTATAATCAAACTTACCCTCTCAAAAAAACTCATCAAACAGCAACAAGAGAAAAACAACATAAAAAAAAAAACAGTATACATTCTTCTCGTAATAGTAATATCCACTTGATAACCAAAACAAGTGTGGCAATAATCTTAGCCCCGGTAGCTATTCCTTATCTTTTGTTAGAAAAAGTATTTTCTCATACTACATCGGGAGGGGAAATAAGTATCAGAAAAACAAAACCCGTATCTATTTCTCGTAGAAGAACAAAATCCCAACCATTACTCACTTCTCTATTCGCTCTCAAAAAGAAGAAAAATACTCTTTCTCCCCATAGAAATAAAAATCTAAATACCGAAGTAGCTGTATACAAAAGAAAAATGCAATACAAAACTACCGCATATTCTCATACCAAACAGGACTATAAAAACACACGTTCCCAATCTTACAAATTCAAAAGTATCTTTTTGACCAGTTCTTCTGTGGTATTAGCTCCTGTAGTTATTCCATATATACTTGTAAAAAAAATATTTGAAAAGAACCATCATATATCCCGTGAAAAAAGTCACAAAAGAACAGAACCCGTATCCATATCCCGTAAAAGGACAAAAGCACCTCCTATATTCATATCCTTTCACACATGGAAACAAAAAACTATCCATACTATTTCCCGCGGCTCTATAAAAAATAAGCATATATCACCCTTAGATGATAGAGTTTATTCCTCGCAAAATACCAACAAAAACTCAAAATCTAAATCTATACTTTTTTATAGCAGTGCAGTAATAGTATCCCCTATTATAGCACCTTATTTGCTTATCAAAAAATTATATAATCAAACGAATTCCTCCTCCAAACAAAAAACATTTACCAAAAATGAACACCAATCCAATTTTTATAAAGAGGTAAATGATGTAAAATGGTCTCTCAAGTCCTTATGGAAAGGATTAACGGATGCAGTAAAACGCATCAGAAAATCGCCATACGATAGGGGAGAAAGTGCTATTTGGTATAAATAGATAAAAAAAATATCCAATAAAAAAAAATTGTATCTATATTAAAAATAAAATTATACTTAAAAAAACAAGTAAGCAATAAAATTTTAAAATATGAGTCCTATCCAAAGTAGAATTATATGCATAAAAAAACAAGTTATGAATCGACAGAAAAGTTATAAATAATAAATAAAAAAATATGACAATACAAAAAATTTTAATTGCTAATAGAGGAGAAATAGCATTGAGGGTTATAAGGACAGCAAAGGAAATGGGAATAAAAACAGTTGCCATTTATAGTGATGTAGATAGGAATTCGCTTCACGTAAGGTATGCTGATGAGGCGGTTTGGATAGGAGGTATTGTTTCTCAAGATTCATACCTTCGAAAAGAGAAAATAATAGAAGCTTGCAAAAAAACCAAAGCAGATGCAGTTCATCCGGGATATGGTTTTTTATCCGAAAACGCAGATTTTGCACAGATGCTACAGGATAATAGTATTATTTTTATAGGACCTTCTGCGGCTTCCATTCGTTCTATGGGAGATAAGCTTTCCGCAAAAAAAACAGTATCTCAATATAATATTCCGATGGTGCCGGGTATAAATCGGTCTATTCATAATTTAGAAGCAGTAAAAAAAGAATTAGAACAAATTGGTTACCCTATTCTTATCAAAGCCAGTGCGGGAGGAGGTGGAAAAGGTATGCGAGTGGTAGAAAAAGAATCCGATTTTGAATCCCAATATTCATTAGCAGTAAGCGAGGCAAAGTCATCTTTTGGGGATGGAACAGTTTTTATTGAAAAATATATACATTCTCCCAAACATGTAGAGGTTCAAATTTTAGGAGACCAACACGGGAATATATTATATTTTTTTGAGAGAGATTGCAGTATCCAAAGACGACATCAAAAATTGATAGAAGAAGCACCCTGTCCAATTTTAACTCCCGCAATAAGAAGAAAAATAGGAGAAACAGCAGTTCAGGTAGCAAAGGCATGTAATTATTATGGAGCAGGAACAGTGGAATTTATTATGGACGAGCAGTTGAATTTTTTCTTTTTGGAAATGAATACCCGACTACAAGTAGAACATCCTGTTACAGAGATGATCACAGGAATAGACCTAGTGAGGCAACAAATCCTTATTGCAGAAAAAAAGAAAATGAGCATACAACAAGCAGACTTAGAGATAAGAGGACATGCTATTGAAGTCCGTATTTGTGCAGAAGACCCTCTTCAAAATTTTTTACCCGATATAGGGAGGTTAGAAGTATATAAAATTCCCCAAGGTACGGGAGTAAGAGTAGATGATGGTTATGAACAAGGAATGCTCATCCCTCAGTATTATGATAATATGATAGCAAAGCTTATAGTGCATGCGGAAAATAGAGAACTTGCTATACAAAAAATGCTCCGAGCAATAGATGATTATAAAATCACGGGCATAGCTCACACACTCTCCTTTTGTAAGTTTGCTCTGCAACATCCTGAATTTATATCGGGAAAATTTGATACTAAATTTATAAACAAATACTTTACACCAAAAATGTTAGATTCCGAATATACAAAGAATCTTGGAGAAATAGCCGCTACCGTAGCATTCCTTTTACATGAAAAAAATAAAAATACATCCATTCCCGTATCCAATCCATCTCATAATTGGAAAAAAAGATCAAAATAGATTATAAGTTTTGAATTATAAAAAATAGAACACCGACTGAACTAATACTACTGATGTAAATCATTAAAAATGAGTCATATCGCTTAAATCAGTGGTTATTAAAAATTGTAAATCTTTAGCAAATAATTATATTTGTTTATAACATTTTTTTACAAGATGGATCATTTTGATAAAAATGAGTAGTTTTTTTTCTCTTTTAGTTTTGCAACGGTCTTAAAACATATTTCTTTGTATTATCTGTGAAAAAATACTGAAAGGGTTCTGGTATTTTTTAAATTTCAAAATAACACTAAATTTTTAGAACCTACCTTAAGAATGAATAAAGAGATATTTCAAAAGTATTTTCCTGAGAGTGCCGTTCCGTATTGTTTTGATTTATTTACGAACAATAACTTTCTTTTTAAAATAGTAAAAACAAGAACATCTAAGTTGGGTGATTTTAGATTTTATAATAGGTCTAAAAAATGTGTTATTACGGTAAATAACAATCTCAATCCGTATCATTTTACGGTAGTGTATGTTCATGAAGTTGCACATTTGCAAACATTTCAAAAGTATCATGATGCGGTTTTGCCCCATGGTAATGAGTGGAAAGATTGTTTTAGAATGCTTTTGAAACCTCTTTTGGAACAAAAAGTATTTCCTATGGATATAGAGCAAGCACTTTACCAGCACTTACAAAACGTAAAAGCATCTTCTTGCAATGATGTTTCTTTGATAAAAAGATTATCAAAATATAACGTCACAGATGCAAAAACGATATTATTAGTAGAGATCCCCTTAATGCGTGAATTTATATATAAAGGTGTTCGATATAAAAAAATGAAAACAATGAAAACGAGGTCTCTTTGTATCCATGTGCTTACGAAACAAAGATTTTCTATGAGTTTAACCGCCCCCGTAACCCCTGTATAAATATGGCAGAACAAGGTGTAGATATACAAAAGGCAAAAGATATATTAGAAAAAGGAGAGCTGGTAGCCATACCAACGGAAACAGTATACGGATTAAGTTGCAATGCCTTTGATGAAAAAGCCATTCTCTCTGTTTTTAAAGCGAAGAAAAGACCTTTTTTTGACCCTCTTATTGTGCATACAAATAGCTTTCAAAAGATACAAGGAATGGTAGAATATATACCAGAAAAAGCAGAAATACTTATCAAAACTTTTTCACCCGGACCGCTTACCATACTCTTTCAAAAAAAAAAACATATACCAGATATACTTACTTCAGGATTAGAAACAGTAGGAATTCGTATTCCCAATCATCCTCTTACTCTTGCTTTATTGGAAAAGATCGATTTTCCACTCGCTGCCCCCAGTGCAAATCCTTTTGGATACATAAGTCCTACTACCCCAAAACACGTTCAAGAGCAACTCGGAAAATATATATCCTATATATTAGATGGTGGGAACTGTTCTATAGGTATAGAATCTACCATTATTGGTTTTCCGGATGGGATTCCTACTTTATACCGATTAGGGGGAACAAGTATACATAAAATAGAAAAAATAACAGGGAAGCTTCATATAAAGAATTATAGTAATACTGATGGAGTACCTACAACAGCTGGTATGCTCAAAAAACACTATTCTCCTCACAAAAAAATTATTATAGGCGATATAAACAAACTTCTCACACAATACAATTATCAAGAAGTATCCATTCTTTCATTTAAAAAAAAATACTCTCATCCTTTGTTGAAAGAAAATATAGTTCTCTCTCCTTCAGGTAGTGTGGATGAGGCGGCGAAAAACATATTTGCATCGCTTAGAATTTTGGATAATAGTGAATCAAAGTATATTCTGGCAGAGCTCGTTCCTAATAGAGGTATAGGAAAAGCAGTGAATGATCGATTGGTAAGATCTCAAAATTAAGCAGTGTCTGCAAGAAAACTCTTAATTTTGAGTCCCCCCGCAAAGTCGCTTTTACCAAAATATTGAGTTTTAAAATTATTTGATTATAGACAGTTTCAACAATTAATATTGTTATGAAAAACATTTTTTTGATGTGATCGCTTGTTTTATAAAAAAAATATATGATAGAAAATTAAAATCAATTTTTAAAACTCACCTAAAATATTTATTCTTTCTCTTGTCCCTGTTTGTGCTTATTAATAAGCATAGAAAGTGCAAGCATTGTCTCTATCACTGCCACACATATTATAATGAGGGCAAAAAACTGCCCATCTGTATTTTTTAAATTTATTTCATTCAATACTGCAAAATTGAGAGCCGAAGCATTAAACACTAATTCTATCCCTATGAGAATTATAATAGGTCTTCTTCTTGTAAATATTAATACAATACCCGTAATAAATATAAAAAAACTTATGAGTAAAAATCCATATAAATTCATATCAAAATATTATTTATTAAAATAAAAGAGTTTTACCTTCTCACCATCAAAAACAGCATAAGAAAAATGAGTTATCCAATCACCAATGTTTATGTATTGAGAGGTATCGGCAACATCTGTATGAATAGGTAAGTGCCTATGTCCAAAAATATAAAAATCATTGTGATTTTTTTTTTCTTCCTCTTTGCAAAAAGAAAGAATCCATTCTTTTTCTCCCATAAATGTATTCTTTTCTCCATTCTTCTCTCTACTTTTTTGTGACCATGCATTTGCTATAGACATACCTATGTCAGGGTGTAAGCATCTAAAAAAAAATTGACATATTGTATTCTGAAATATTTTTTTGAGGCATTTATAAACAAAATCATTTGGACCGATTCCATCTCCATGTCCTATAAAAATTTGTTTGTCTCCGCAGACAAAAACTTGATTCTGTTTATATATCTTTACTCCCAACTCTTTCACAAAATAATCACTCATCCACATATCGTGATTGCCTGTAAAAAAATAAATAGGTATTTTTTTTTGTACCAGGTTCTTTATTTTCGATTGCAGAGAAATAAACCCTTTAGGTATTACATATTTATACTCAAACCAAAAATCAAATATATCACCTACCAAGAAAATTGCTCCCGCATCTGATTCTATATGCTCTAACCATCTTATAATTTTTTCTTCTCGTTTTGTTGTTTTTTCAAAAATAAGATGGAAATCACTGGCAAAATAAATTTTTTTATCCGTTTCTAAAAAGAGTATTTCTTTCATTCTTAATAATATACGAGGGTCTTATGTTTTATAATCGGTTGGTTCTAAAAAGTAAATTGTATTCTATTAGATATTTTTTTCTTTTTTTATTTGTATTACGAACTCTACAGAAACCTCAAAATCTTCAGCTATTTCTATGAGTGTCAGTTTTCCTCTTTTGATGGCTTTTATGATTCCTTCTATTTTTCCTTCTATTTTTCCTTCTATTTTTCCTTCTATTTTTCCTTCNNNNNNNNNNNNNNNNNNNNNNNNNNNNNNNNNNNNNNNNNNNNNNNNNNNNNNNNNNNNNNNNNNNNNNNNNNNNNNNNNNNNNNNNNNNNNNNNNNNNCATAGTATTATGGTGAGTTTAAAAAGTAAATTATATTCTATTAGATATTTTTTTCGTTTTATTTCATTTGTAAGAATGGGGTTTTTGTTATTTTTGCTCTTACAAATTTTTCTCTTATTTTTATGAATACTTCCGTATCCAGCTTTGAAAATATATTTTTTACATATCCCATCGCTATACCTCTTTGTAAAGTAGGAGAATAACAACCGGAGGTAATCGTGCCTATACATTCATTTTGCAGGTTATATATCTCATAATGAGAGCGTGGAATAGACCTTTCTTCCATGAGAATACCTACTAATTTTTTTTCAACTCCTCTTTCTTTTTGACGGAGTAGAAAAGCATCGTTTATAAATTTTTTTGTAAATTTAGTAACCCATGTTAAACCTGCCTCTATAGGAGAAGTAGTTTCATCAATATCATTTCCATATAAACAATAACCCATTTCTAAACGTAATGTATCTCTGGCTCCAAGTCCTATAGGTTGTATGTGAAATGTTTTTCCACATGCTAAAATAGCATTCCACAAATGCGCCGCATATTCATTTTTTACATAGAGTTCAAAACCACCCGCACCCGTATAGCCCGTAGCAGAAATAACAACATCTTCTATTCCGCCTATATTTCCAATTGCAAAGTGATAATAGGGTATAGATTCTAAATGTATTTCGGTAATACTTTGCAAACATAAGCATGCTTTTGGTCCCTGAACAGCAAATAAGGAAAGAGAATCCGATATATTATGGACAGTAGCACCAAAATGATTCTGCTTGCAAATCCATTTCCAATCTTTCTCAATATTTGAGGCATTGACTACTACCATGTATTTTGTATCGTTATGCTTATAAACTAAAATATCATCTATAATC is a genomic window containing:
- a CDS encoding NADH-quinone oxidoreductase subunit K, whose protein sequence is MNLYGFLLISFFIFITGIVLIFTRRRPIIILIGIELVFNASALNFAVLNEINLKNTDGQFFALIIICVAVIETMLALSMLINKHKQGQEKE
- the gcvT gene encoding glycine cleavage system aminomethyltransferase GcvT, which produces MELKKVTLHTVHEQLGAKMVPFAGFSMPLKYSSDIEEHTCVRNGVGIFDVSHMGEFLVEGEKALDLLQYITSNDVSKLKNGQAQYSYFPNDTGGIIDDILVYKHNDTKYMVVVNASNIEKDWKWICKQNHFGATVHNISDSLSLFAVQGPKACLCLQSITEIHLESIPYYHFAIGNIGGIEDVVISATGYTGAGGFELYVKNEYAAHLWNAILACGKTFHIQPIGLGARDTLRLEMGYCLYGNDIDETTSPIEAGLTWVTKFTKKFINDAFLLRQKERGVEKKLVGILMEERSIPRSHYEIYNLQNECIGTITSGCYSPTLQRGIAMGYVKNIFSKLDTEVFIKIREKFVRAKITKTPFLQMK
- a CDS encoding UDP-2,3-diacylglucosamine diphosphatase, translating into MKEILFLETDKKIYFASDFHLIFEKTTKREEKIIRWLEHIESDAGAIFLVGDIFDFWFEYKYVIPKGFISLQSKIKNLVQKKIPIYFFTGNHDMWMSDYFVKELGVKIYKQNQVFVCGDKQIFIGHGDGIGPNDFVYKCLKKIFQNTICQFFFRCLHPDIGMSIANAWSQKSREKNGEKNTFMGEKEWILSFCKEEEKKNHNDFYIFGHRHLPIHTDVADTSQYINIGDWITHFSYAVFDGEKVKLFYFNK
- a CDS encoding acetyl-CoA carboxylase biotin carboxylase subunit, whose product is MTIQKILIANRGEIALRVIRTAKEMGIKTVAIYSDVDRNSLHVRYADEAVWIGGIVSQDSYLRKEKIIEACKKTKADAVHPGYGFLSENADFAQMLQDNSIIFIGPSAASIRSMGDKLSAKKTVSQYNIPMVPGINRSIHNLEAVKKELEQIGYPILIKASAGGGGKGMRVVEKESDFESQYSLAVSEAKSSFGDGTVFIEKYIHSPKHVEVQILGDQHGNILYFFERDCSIQRRHQKLIEEAPCPILTPAIRRKIGETAVQVAKACNYYGAGTVEFIMDEQLNFFFLEMNTRLQVEHPVTEMITGIDLVRQQILIAEKKKMSIQQADLEIRGHAIEVRICAEDPLQNFLPDIGRLEVYKIPQGTGVRVDDGYEQGMLIPQYYDNMIAKLIVHAENRELAIQKMLRAIDDYKITGIAHTLSFCKFALQHPEFISGKFDTKFINKYFTPKMLDSEYTKNLGEIAATVAFLLHEKNKNTSIPVSNPSHNWKKRSK
- a CDS encoding L-threonylcarbamoyladenylate synthase, with the protein product MAEQGVDIQKAKDILEKGELVAIPTETVYGLSCNAFDEKAILSVFKAKKRPFFDPLIVHTNSFQKIQGMVEYIPEKAEILIKTFSPGPLTILFQKKKHIPDILTSGLETVGIRIPNHPLTLALLEKIDFPLAAPSANPFGYISPTTPKHVQEQLGKYISYILDGGNCSIGIESTIIGFPDGIPTLYRLGGTSIHKIEKITGKLHIKNYSNTDGVPTTAGMLKKHYSPHKKIIIGDINKLLTQYNYQEVSILSFKKKYSHPLLKENIVLSPSGSVDEAAKNIFASLRILDNSESKYILAELVPNRGIGKAVNDRLVRSQN